A genomic window from Rhodococcus sp. KBS0724 includes:
- a CDS encoding GAF domain-containing protein gives MPPGEDPRNYARTLAAVYDATMAGDRSPARPRDVIRKSWQRLRELGVDPEQSRVEPSMDVAELDLRRRESGLYDVLDDVTRGLESVTASGENIMVVADIRGTVLWRSGSNRVLDQAGRLGFIEGANWAEDSVGTNAIGTALVSHQAVQIFSAEHYARSHHPWTCAGAPIRDPRDDRVIGVVDISGPAKTIHPTTLALVDAVARLAQSHLRDKHRDNLDQLRSVAAPMLARGGSPALVTDAHGWVAAVDSLPHRTRILLPAALTPGRTWFPALGLCELDPLPGGWLIRPTSTGSTVAAPTVHVDLRDSENMSVTVSSELGEWTYSPTQRHAEILFLLGSERRGRTASQLAQDLFDDPARTVTVRAEMSRLRKNLAGVVAAQPYRFVDAAQVTLSCPDIGAHLLPFSSAPAVRAARIRE, from the coding sequence ATGCCACCCGGTGAGGATCCTCGCAACTATGCGAGGACCCTCGCCGCGGTGTACGACGCAACGATGGCCGGTGATCGATCCCCCGCCCGTCCCCGCGACGTGATCCGCAAGTCCTGGCAGCGACTGCGCGAACTGGGAGTCGATCCAGAACAGAGCCGAGTCGAACCGTCGATGGATGTTGCAGAACTCGATCTGCGTCGACGTGAATCCGGCCTGTACGACGTACTCGACGACGTGACTCGCGGACTCGAATCGGTGACTGCGAGCGGCGAGAACATCATGGTTGTCGCCGACATACGTGGAACGGTGCTGTGGCGCAGCGGTTCCAATCGAGTACTCGATCAGGCCGGGCGGCTCGGATTTATCGAGGGCGCAAACTGGGCCGAGGACTCCGTTGGCACCAATGCCATCGGCACCGCACTGGTATCGCATCAGGCTGTTCAGATCTTTTCGGCGGAACACTATGCGCGCAGCCACCATCCGTGGACCTGCGCGGGTGCGCCAATCCGAGATCCACGCGACGATCGGGTGATCGGGGTGGTCGACATCAGCGGGCCGGCCAAGACCATTCACCCCACCACCCTCGCACTGGTCGACGCCGTCGCACGCCTCGCCCAATCCCACCTGCGCGACAAGCACCGTGACAATCTCGACCAATTGCGTTCTGTTGCAGCGCCGATGCTCGCACGTGGCGGATCACCCGCACTGGTCACCGATGCGCATGGCTGGGTCGCGGCGGTCGATTCGCTGCCGCATCGCACACGAATCCTGCTGCCCGCGGCGCTGACTCCGGGCCGGACATGGTTCCCGGCCCTCGGATTGTGCGAATTGGATCCGCTCCCCGGAGGCTGGTTGATCAGGCCGACCTCCACCGGCAGCACCGTCGCGGCTCCCACGGTGCACGTCGATCTGCGCGATTCCGAGAACATGTCGGTAACCGTGTCTTCGGAGTTGGGAGAATGGACGTACTCCCCCACCCAGCGCCATGCGGAAATTCTGTTTCTCCTGGGATCGGAGCGACGCGGGCGCACGGCGTCACAATTAGCTCAGGACCTGTTCGACGACCCGGCCCGCACGGTAACCGTACGGGCCGAGATGTCCCGCCTACGCAAGAATCTTGCTGGAGTTGTTGCAGCCCAGCCGTACCGGTTTGTCGATGCAGCGCAGGTCACGCTCTCGTGCCCCGATATCGGTGCGCATCTACTTCCATTCTCGAGCGCTCCAGCTGTTCGAGC
- a CDS encoding acetoin reductase, whose amino-acid sequence MSITGKVVLVTGAGQGIGRGIALRLAQDGADIALVDLDQTKLDAVADEIREIGRRTTTFIADVSDRDQVHASVEHAYSTLGGFDIIVNNAGIALVGPLSDVTPSDVAKIWSVNVDGVLWGIQAGAAKFKELGRRGKIINASSIAGHDGFAMLGVYSATKFAVRALTQAAAKEYASDGITVNAYCPGVVGTDMWVTIDKRFSELTGAPEGETYDKFVGGIALGRAETPDDVAGFVSYLAGPDSDYMTGQAGLIDGGLVYR is encoded by the coding sequence ATGAGCATCACCGGCAAAGTTGTACTGGTCACCGGAGCAGGCCAAGGGATCGGACGTGGCATCGCACTCCGACTCGCACAGGACGGCGCGGATATCGCGTTAGTCGATCTCGACCAGACCAAGCTGGATGCCGTCGCCGACGAAATCCGCGAAATCGGCCGTCGGACAACCACGTTCATCGCCGATGTCAGTGACCGCGATCAGGTGCACGCCAGTGTTGAACACGCATATTCAACACTGGGCGGCTTCGACATCATCGTCAACAACGCGGGAATCGCCCTGGTAGGCCCCCTGTCCGACGTCACTCCCTCAGACGTCGCCAAGATTTGGAGCGTCAACGTCGACGGCGTGCTGTGGGGCATTCAAGCCGGCGCCGCAAAGTTCAAGGAACTCGGTCGGCGAGGGAAAATCATCAATGCATCGTCCATCGCAGGCCACGACGGTTTTGCCATGCTGGGCGTGTACAGCGCAACAAAATTTGCGGTCAGGGCACTCACTCAAGCTGCAGCCAAGGAATACGCGTCGGATGGCATTACCGTCAACGCGTACTGTCCCGGAGTTGTGGGAACCGATATGTGGGTCACCATCGACAAGCGATTCTCCGAACTCACCGGTGCGCCGGAAGGGGAGACATACGACAAGTTTGTCGGCGGCATTGCCTTGGGACGAGCGGAGACCCCCGACGACGTCGCTGGGTTCGTCTCCTATCTGGCCGGACCGGACTCGGATTACATGACCGGCCAAGCCGGCCTCATCGACGGAGGGTTGGTATATCGCTGA
- a CDS encoding MFS transporter, which yields MENSTQPDVRAGGLVGVLAFAGIVAALMQTIVVPLIADLPKLLNTTASNASWVITATLLAGAVATPISGRLGDLYGKRKMILICSIPLIAGSVVAAMASSLLPMVIGRGLQGIGVGMIPLGISALRDLLPPEKLHSAIALMSSSMGIGGALGLPMAAAVAEHTNWRVLFWGSAVLSVIIAVLIWFFVPATPVHNSGGRFDFIGALGLGVGLISLLLAVSKGADWGWGSGTTVGLFATTVIVLAAWGWWELRTDDPLVDLRITARPQVLFTNAASVAVGFAMYAQALILPQLLQLPAATGYGMGQSMLAMGLWMAPGGFVMMAVSIAGAKLSAARGPKVTLLLGTLVIALGYGSSMLLMGSTWGLLIVSCICNAGIGLAYGSMPALIMGAVPPSATASANSFNTLMRSVGTSISAAVVGVVLAQMSMDFAGHTLPTEAGFRTGLLIACGAALIAGALTLLIPARKTAAQKEKTAESAPLTKV from the coding sequence GTGGAGAATTCCACCCAACCCGACGTTCGCGCAGGCGGACTTGTCGGAGTCCTCGCATTTGCGGGCATTGTCGCCGCGCTTATGCAGACGATCGTCGTACCGCTGATCGCGGACCTCCCCAAACTGTTGAACACCACGGCGTCCAACGCATCGTGGGTCATCACCGCAACACTGCTTGCCGGTGCCGTCGCAACTCCCATATCCGGTCGCCTCGGCGACTTGTACGGCAAGCGCAAGATGATCCTGATCTGCTCGATCCCGCTGATCGCCGGGTCGGTTGTCGCAGCCATGGCGTCGTCGCTGTTACCGATGGTGATCGGCCGCGGACTTCAGGGTATCGGCGTCGGCATGATCCCCTTGGGAATCAGCGCGTTGCGTGACCTGCTCCCCCCGGAGAAACTGCATTCCGCCATTGCGCTGATGAGTTCCTCGATGGGCATCGGCGGCGCACTCGGGTTGCCCATGGCAGCTGCCGTCGCCGAGCACACCAACTGGCGCGTCCTCTTCTGGGGTTCCGCCGTTCTCAGCGTGATCATCGCCGTGCTGATCTGGTTCTTCGTTCCCGCTACTCCGGTGCACAACTCAGGCGGTCGATTCGATTTCATCGGCGCACTCGGATTGGGTGTCGGCCTGATATCGCTCCTGTTGGCCGTCTCGAAGGGCGCAGACTGGGGCTGGGGCAGTGGAACGACCGTCGGATTGTTCGCAACCACCGTTATCGTCCTGGCTGCCTGGGGCTGGTGGGAACTTCGCACCGACGACCCGCTGGTGGACCTGCGGATTACCGCGAGGCCGCAGGTGCTGTTCACGAACGCAGCCTCGGTTGCCGTCGGCTTTGCGATGTACGCCCAGGCACTGATTCTGCCCCAGCTTCTTCAATTGCCCGCCGCCACCGGCTACGGCATGGGTCAGTCGATGCTTGCCATGGGCCTGTGGATGGCGCCAGGCGGTTTTGTCATGATGGCCGTCTCCATCGCGGGCGCAAAGCTTTCCGCCGCCCGCGGCCCCAAGGTGACATTGCTGCTCGGAACCCTGGTCATCGCGCTGGGGTACGGATCGTCGATGCTCCTCATGGGATCCACCTGGGGATTGCTGATCGTGAGCTGCATCTGCAATGCGGGAATCGGCCTTGCGTACGGCTCGATGCCCGCCCTCATCATGGGTGCGGTCCCGCCGTCCGCAACGGCGTCGGCCAACAGCTTCAACACCTTGATGCGCTCCGTCGGCACCTCGATCTCCGCCGCCGTCGTGGGTGTTGTCCTGGCTCAGATGAGTATGGACTTCGCCGGTCACACCCTGCCGACGGAAGCCGGCTTCCGGACCGGGCTACTCATCGCCTGCGGTGCCGCGTTGATCGCCGGCGCTCTCACGCTCCTGATTCCCGCACGAAAGACTGCGGCACAGAAGGAAAAAACCGCCGAGTCAGCACCTCTCACGAAGGTCTGA
- a CDS encoding MarR family winged helix-turn-helix transcriptional regulator — translation MDKPTHLIEFETMLLGRYVSLQPPQYTYGRNQLDRSAYTLLSRIDMQGPMSIGELGEAFGLDTSTLSRQTSSMVNSGLVQRISDPDGGMARKFRITDEGMSRLRADRARNVDGLDQVLADWEPEDVATFAMWLRKFNSDVERFSGRPWPRT, via the coding sequence ATGGACAAGCCCACGCATTTGATCGAGTTCGAAACCATGTTGCTCGGGCGATACGTCAGCCTTCAGCCACCGCAGTACACGTATGGCCGCAATCAACTCGATCGCAGTGCCTACACCTTGCTCAGTCGCATCGACATGCAGGGCCCGATGTCGATCGGTGAACTCGGTGAGGCCTTCGGACTGGATACGTCGACGCTCAGCCGACAGACTTCGTCGATGGTGAATTCCGGACTGGTGCAACGTATTTCCGATCCAGATGGAGGAATGGCGCGAAAGTTTCGCATCACGGACGAGGGGATGAGCAGACTCCGTGCGGACCGGGCGAGAAACGTGGACGGACTGGATCAGGTTCTGGCTGATTGGGAACCCGAGGACGTGGCGACTTTTGCGATGTGGCTCCGGAAATTCAATTCCGATGTCGAGAGGTTTTCCGGGCGTCCCTGGCCGCGAACGTAG
- a CDS encoding NAD(P)/FAD-dependent oxidoreductase has translation MTQTIDSAVAAPESATAVTPQERVDAWLADFESALAARDIERVAGKFALDSFWRDLVSFTWNIKTVEGREQIADMLSERLDDTDPSGFRTTETPDEADGVTSAWIEFETATGRAHGHLRLKDELGQPVAWTLLTSLQELKGHEEGKGTRRPRGAKHGADPNRVTWAEQKEIEDRELGYTTQPYVVIVGGGQGGIALGARMRQLGVPAIVIDSHERPGDQWRGRYKSLCLHDPVWYDHLPYMPFPDNWPVFAPKDKIGDWLEMYTKVMEVPYWSSTTCTSASFDEKTQEWTVEVNRNGEKLTLRPKQLVMATGMSGKANVPTFPGQDKFLGDQHHSSKHPGPDQYIGKKVVVIGANNSSHDICGALWENGIDVTMVQRSSTHIVKSDSLMDLGLGDLYSERALAAGMTTHKADLTFGSLPYRIMHEFQIPVYDAIRERDKDFYDRLEKAGFEHDWGDDGSGLFMKYLRRGSGYYIDVGAAELVANGDIKLAHGNIRELTENSVILEDGTELPADVVVYATGYGSMNGWVADLIGQDTADKVGKVWGLGSNTTKDPGPWEGEQRNMWKPTQQEALWFHGGNLHQSRHYSLYLALQLKARYEGIPTPVYGLQEVHHLS, from the coding sequence ATGACGCAAACCATCGATTCCGCAGTTGCAGCCCCGGAAAGCGCGACGGCTGTAACACCCCAGGAGCGCGTCGACGCCTGGCTGGCGGATTTCGAGTCGGCACTCGCGGCTCGTGACATCGAGCGTGTTGCAGGCAAATTCGCCCTCGACAGTTTCTGGCGAGACCTGGTGTCGTTCACCTGGAACATCAAGACCGTCGAAGGCCGCGAGCAGATTGCCGACATGCTTTCCGAGCGTCTCGACGACACCGATCCTTCAGGATTCCGGACGACCGAGACACCGGACGAAGCTGACGGCGTCACTTCGGCCTGGATCGAATTCGAGACGGCAACCGGTCGCGCGCACGGGCACCTTCGTCTCAAGGACGAGCTCGGCCAGCCTGTCGCCTGGACCCTGCTGACGTCGCTGCAGGAATTGAAGGGGCACGAGGAAGGTAAGGGCACTCGCCGGCCGCGCGGAGCAAAGCACGGGGCAGATCCGAACCGCGTCACGTGGGCCGAGCAGAAGGAGATCGAGGACCGCGAACTCGGTTACACCACGCAGCCTTACGTCGTGATCGTCGGCGGCGGCCAGGGCGGAATCGCGCTCGGTGCCCGGATGCGGCAGCTCGGTGTTCCGGCCATCGTGATCGACAGCCACGAGCGGCCGGGCGACCAGTGGCGCGGACGCTACAAGTCCCTGTGCCTGCACGATCCGGTCTGGTACGACCACCTGCCCTACATGCCGTTCCCCGACAACTGGCCGGTGTTTGCGCCGAAGGACAAGATCGGCGACTGGCTCGAGATGTACACCAAGGTCATGGAAGTTCCGTACTGGAGTTCTACGACCTGCACCTCCGCGTCATTCGACGAGAAGACCCAGGAATGGACCGTCGAGGTCAACCGCAACGGCGAGAAGCTGACCTTGCGTCCTAAGCAGTTGGTTATGGCGACCGGTATGTCCGGCAAGGCAAACGTTCCGACGTTCCCTGGCCAGGACAAGTTCCTCGGCGATCAGCACCACTCCAGCAAGCATCCGGGGCCGGATCAGTACATCGGTAAGAAGGTTGTGGTCATCGGGGCCAACAATTCCTCGCACGATATCTGCGGTGCTCTGTGGGAGAACGGCATCGACGTCACGATGGTGCAGCGCAGCTCGACGCACATCGTGAAGTCGGATTCGTTGATGGATCTGGGCTTGGGCGATCTGTATTCGGAACGCGCCCTCGCAGCCGGCATGACGACGCACAAGGCGGACCTCACGTTCGGTTCGCTGCCGTACCGGATCATGCACGAGTTCCAGATCCCGGTGTACGACGCAATCCGCGAGCGTGACAAGGACTTCTACGATCGCCTCGAGAAGGCCGGCTTCGAGCACGACTGGGGCGACGACGGTTCGGGCCTGTTCATGAAGTACCTACGACGTGGCTCGGGTTACTACATCGACGTCGGCGCTGCAGAACTGGTTGCCAACGGAGACATCAAGCTCGCGCACGGCAATATTCGTGAGCTGACCGAGAACAGTGTCATTCTCGAAGACGGAACCGAACTGCCGGCCGACGTGGTGGTTTACGCAACCGGCTACGGCTCGATGAACGGTTGGGTGGCCGATCTGATCGGTCAGGACACTGCCGACAAGGTCGGAAAGGTGTGGGGCCTCGGCTCGAACACGACCAAGGATCCGGGACCGTGGGAGGGCGAGCAGCGCAACATGTGGAAGCCGACGCAGCAGGAAGCGCTCTGGTTCCACGGCGGCAATCTGCATCAGTCGCGCCACTACTCGCTGTATCTCGCGCTGCAGTTGAAGGCTCGCTACGAGGGTATTCCGACGCCGGTGTACGGGCTGCAGGAAGTGCATCATCTGAGCTGA
- a CDS encoding CbtA family protein, translated as MPLVDNFTKLLIRGLLAGLIAGILAGGVAFVLGEPHVNAAIAIEEANSAAGETAGHSHGDEEAPLVSRDGQRAGLFLATSLAGLALGAIFAVVANYARRITAMSGPLLAMAIALGGWLAIEAVPFFKYPANPPAVGDPDTINQRTLLWLATVILGLLAVTAAAAAAKAVSAHEYLSVRVYLSVRVAAPVAAFLVIVVIGYVSLPTINEVGDDFPATLLWEFRLSSLATQATLWLVLGLAFAFLTERATKDAEVAKKFALR; from the coding sequence GTGCCACTAGTCGACAATTTCACGAAGCTTCTGATTCGTGGCTTGTTGGCTGGTTTGATCGCGGGCATCCTTGCCGGCGGAGTGGCATTTGTGTTGGGTGAACCGCACGTCAACGCTGCCATCGCGATCGAAGAAGCCAACAGTGCCGCCGGCGAAACTGCCGGACACTCCCACGGTGACGAAGAAGCCCCACTCGTCAGTCGTGACGGTCAACGCGCTGGACTCTTCCTCGCGACGTCGCTCGCGGGCTTGGCCCTCGGCGCCATCTTCGCTGTGGTCGCCAACTACGCGAGGCGGATCACCGCGATGTCCGGGCCGCTGTTGGCGATGGCCATTGCACTGGGAGGCTGGCTCGCCATCGAGGCGGTGCCGTTCTTCAAGTACCCGGCCAATCCACCGGCCGTCGGCGATCCCGACACGATCAACCAGCGAACCTTGCTGTGGCTCGCGACCGTGATCCTCGGACTGCTGGCCGTCACCGCCGCCGCTGCCGCGGCAAAAGCTGTATCTGCCCACGAGTACCTCAGTGTGCGCGTCTACCTCAGTGTGCGCGTCGCCGCTCCGGTCGCCGCGTTCCTCGTGATCGTCGTGATCGGCTATGTCTCGCTGCCCACGATCAACGAAGTCGGCGACGATTTCCCAGCGACTCTGTTGTGGGAATTCCGTCTCTCGTCCCTCGCTACACAGGCAACCTTGTGGCTTGTACTCGGATTGGCGTTTGCCTTCCTCACCGAGCGCGCGACCAAGGATGCCGAAGTCGCGAAAAAGTTCGCCCTTCGCTGA
- a CDS encoding CbtB domain-containing protein, translated as MALAYSPDSSIDSTRLAFFAAAVVLFAMLALYLVGFDQGAISRTGMYMHELMHDGRHLMGLPCH; from the coding sequence ATGGCACTGGCCTACTCTCCCGACTCGTCGATCGATTCGACTCGTCTCGCCTTCTTCGCCGCAGCTGTTGTGCTGTTCGCGATGCTGGCTCTCTACCTGGTCGGATTCGACCAGGGCGCAATCTCACGCACTGGCATGTACATGCATGAGCTGATGCACGACGGACGCCACTTGATGGGCCTCCCGTGCCACTAG
- the mhuD gene encoding mycobilin-forming heme oxygenase MhuD → MAVVKINAIEIPEGAGPELEKRFAARAHAVENSPGFLGFQLLRPTAGENRYFVVTQWETEEAFADWRDGPARAAHSGERAKPVASGASLLEFEVVLDVPAKS, encoded by the coding sequence ATGGCAGTCGTGAAGATCAATGCAATCGAAATCCCCGAGGGCGCCGGCCCCGAACTGGAAAAGCGCTTCGCAGCACGCGCTCATGCCGTGGAGAACTCTCCCGGATTCCTCGGATTCCAGCTCCTGCGCCCCACAGCCGGCGAGAACCGCTACTTCGTGGTCACGCAGTGGGAAACCGAGGAGGCGTTCGCCGACTGGCGTGACGGCCCGGCCCGCGCAGCGCACTCGGGTGAGCGCGCCAAGCCCGTCGCCTCGGGTGCGTCGCTGCTCGAGTTCGAGGTAGTTCTGGACGTTCCCGCCAAGAGTTGA
- a CDS encoding alpha/beta fold hydrolase, which translates to MLHDEGGSGQPILLLHGLMGSARTWRRHVPWLREFGHVYTFDAAGHGRPAPAELTTEAFVEDLASAVAGIDAPMIVIGHSMGALHAWCFAAAHPDRVRALVLEDMAPDFRGRTAENWAQMVSSWPQPFATEDAVKEFFGPVAGQYFLDSFDRRDDGWYLHGDVSTFRDISEEWGTRHFWDQWGAIKVPALLIEGEFTITPQGQMCDMAERPGTRYVRIADAGHLVHDDQPERYRDEVTAFLVDQS; encoded by the coding sequence GTGTTGCATGACGAAGGTGGTAGCGGCCAGCCGATTCTGCTGTTGCACGGCCTCATGGGTAGTGCCAGGACGTGGCGTCGGCATGTGCCCTGGCTTCGGGAGTTCGGCCATGTCTACACGTTCGACGCGGCCGGTCACGGACGTCCGGCGCCCGCAGAATTGACGACCGAGGCATTTGTCGAGGACCTTGCGTCGGCTGTGGCAGGGATCGACGCGCCGATGATTGTGATCGGTCACTCGATGGGTGCCCTGCACGCGTGGTGTTTTGCCGCCGCACATCCGGACCGAGTGCGCGCGTTGGTTCTCGAGGACATGGCACCGGATTTTCGCGGGCGCACTGCGGAGAACTGGGCTCAGATGGTGTCGTCGTGGCCGCAACCGTTCGCCACCGAGGACGCCGTGAAGGAGTTTTTCGGTCCGGTTGCGGGACAATACTTTCTGGATTCCTTCGACCGCCGCGACGACGGGTGGTACCTGCACGGCGACGTGTCGACCTTCCGCGATATCTCGGAAGAATGGGGCACACGGCATTTCTGGGATCAGTGGGGAGCAATCAAGGTGCCCGCCCTGCTCATCGAGGGTGAGTTCACAATTACCCCGCAAGGCCAGATGTGCGACATGGCAGAGCGTCCGGGGACCCGGTATGTGCGTATTGCCGACGCCGGACACCTTGTTCACGACGATCAGCCAGAGCGGTACCGCGACGAAGTGACTGCGTTCCTCGTTGATCAGAGTTGA
- a CDS encoding HIT family protein — MSHTCVFCNIISADEPAIRVFETETVLAFLDARPVSRGHTLVVPKRHATDLGGLENHEGAEMFRVGTLIAGALRRCDIAADGVNILVNDGRAAGQTVFHSHLHVVPRHSGDKAKFAAGLLARRAVELEEVGASIRSQL; from the coding sequence ATGAGCCATACCTGCGTCTTCTGCAACATCATCTCGGCTGACGAGCCCGCAATTCGTGTCTTCGAAACCGAAACCGTGCTCGCCTTTCTCGACGCGCGCCCGGTCAGCCGCGGACACACCCTGGTCGTGCCGAAACGCCACGCCACCGACTTAGGGGGACTCGAAAACCACGAGGGCGCAGAGATGTTCCGGGTTGGCACACTCATCGCCGGCGCGCTGCGGCGGTGCGACATCGCCGCAGACGGCGTCAACATTCTGGTCAACGACGGCCGCGCCGCCGGGCAGACCGTCTTTCACTCACATCTGCACGTCGTGCCGCGGCACAGCGGGGACAAAGCCAAGTTCGCGGCCGGACTCCTGGCGAGGCGGGCCGTCGAACTCGAGGAAGTGGGGGCGTCGATCCGAAGTCAACTCTGA